The following DNA comes from Acidobacteriota bacterium.
TGCATCGTGGACCTCAACATGCCCTTTGTCTCCGGCTCCGACCTCCTCGACCAGATCAGGGCCGAGAGTCCGCACACGGAGGTCATCCTGCTCACCGGAATGGACGACACGTTGATCGCCGTCGATTTCATGAAGCGGGGGGCCGCCGACTTCCTCCTCAAGCCGATCGGCGCCGAGCAGCTGGATGTCGCCGTCACCAGGGCCCTGGAACACCGGCGCCTGCTGCTGGAGAACGCCGCTTACAAACAGGGCCTGGAGGCGCTGGTCGAGGAGCGGTCGCGGGCGCTCAACGAAGCGCTCTCCAACCTGGGCGAACTCCACGAGGCCACCATCGAAACGCTGGCGCAGGCTTTGGACATGCGCGACCAGGGGAGCGGCGGGCATTCGCGCCGGGTGGCCGACATGACCGTGGGGATCGCGCGCCACCTGGGGATCCGCGACGGGCAGCTCGTGCAGATCGAGCAGGGGGCGCTGCTGCACGACATCGGCAAGCTGCGGATCCCGGACAGCATCCTCTGGAAACCTTCGGCCCTCACCCCCGCGGAATGGGACACGATGCGGCGGCACCCGGAGTACGGGTACGAGTTCGTCAGCAAGATCGGATTCCTGAGGGGCGCGGCCGACATCGTGCTCTCCCATCACGAACGCTACGACGGCTCGGGGTATCCCCGCGGCCTCAAGGGGGACGAGATTTCGCTCGGCGCCCGCATCTTCTCCATGGTCGACACCATCGACGCCATCCTGTACGACCGCCCCTATCACCGGGCCTCCGCCTTCCCCGTCGCCCGGGACGAGATCCTCGGCAAAGCGGGCACCCACTTCGACCCCACCCTGGTCCGCCCCACTCTGGAACATCTGGAATCCTGTTTCCATAACCCCGGGCGGGCGCGCGGAGACGGGGAGGCCGCATCCAGGGAAAACAACGGAGGCCACCCATGACAGGAAAAGAAGCAGTGCGCCTGGCGGCGGGGCTCGCCCTGTTTTTTGCCGGATGGGGCCGGGCCGTGGAGGAGGGGGCGCGCGGGCCGGACCACGCCGGGTTCCGGGAGTGCGCCGAGTGCCACGCGCAGCAGGACGCCGCCTGGCGGTCGTCCGCCCACAACCCGGCCACCGGCTGCCTGCGGTGCCACGAACCGGCGGCGAATTCTCCGGGCAGGCTGGCCGCGGAGCCGGAGGCCCTCTGCTCCTCCTGCCATTCCCAGCGGGCCGTGCTCAGGGGAACGGGGGCCGAGGGGATCGAGGAGACCCGCAGCTTTCACTCCGGCGTCGCCTGCGTCTCCTGTCACATGACGGGCGGCGGCCACGGCATGAAGCTGCTCCGTCCCGACGACCCCGCCCTGCCCGAGGACCGGGTCGACAGCTGCACCGCGTGCCACAAGGACAACAACCGGAATACGCGCGCGCGCCAGCTCCGGGACTGGCAGGCATGGTATCGGGAAACCATGGAACCCCTCCAGGCGGGCCTGGCCGAAATCGAAGCGCGGATGAAAGATCGTCCCGATCTCTTCACCGACGAGGCCCAGCGGAAACTCTCCGGCGTCCGGCGCAACCTCGCGATCATCGAGCGGGACGGCTCCGCCGGGGCGCATAACCTGGACTATGCCCTGGAAATCATGGCTCTGGCCTCCCGCCGGCTCAAGGAGATCGGTGCGGCGACGGCTCCCGCCGGGCTCGGGGGACAGTGACCCACCGGCGATTCCTCACCTATCTCGAGCGTTTGAGGCCGATCCGGGGGCAGAAGCGGGCGACCGGGCAGCGGCTGCACCAGGGGGAGGAGGGGACGCAGAGGTTCTGGCCGAAGGTGACCAGGATGTCGTTGAGGCTGATCCAATGGCGCCGGGGGAGCTTCCGGCGCAGGGCGGACTCGGTCTCGTCCGGGGTCCGGGTCGCCACGTAGCCCCACAGGTTGCAGATGCGGTGGACATGGGTGTCCACGCAGATGCCGTAGTCCCCGAACCCCACGGTGAGCACCAGGTTGGCCGTTTTCCTCCCGACGCCGGGCAGCGCGAGCAGCCCGTCCATGGACCGGGGCACCCGTCCCGAATGCTCCCGTTCGAGGCGGAGCCCGATCGCGACGAGGTGCGCCGCCTTGGTACGATAGAAGCCGACGGGGTAGATCAGCCGCTCCACCTCCTCCCGAGCGAGTCCGGAGAGCGCCCGTGGAGTCGGCGCCCGCCCGAGCAGGCGGCGCGAGGCGGCCTCGGTCACCTTGTCCCTCGTGCGCAGCGAAAGGACGGTGCTGACCAGGGTTTCGTAGGGGCGGTCGACCGCCCCGTCGGCGATCACCCCCACCGCCGGGACTTTCCATAGAGGGAGTTCCCGCTTGAGCCGGGCCAGCACCCTGCCCAGCGTCCGCGTATCCATCCCTTTCAAGGAAGCGCCGGGATCTGGAAGACCGGACCGAGGGCCGAGCGTTTCGGGGCAAGGGCGCGCATGGAAGGCTCCGGGAGGAGTTCCAGGGGTTTGATCCCCGACGGGGGGAGGGTGGGGCCGTTCCAGGTCATCATGCCACCGGCGTTGTACACCCGCTCGTAGCCTTCGGACGCCAGGTAGTTCGCCGCGAAGGCCGCGCGGCCGCCGGTCCGGCAGTAAACGACGACGGCCCGGTCCTTCGGGATCCGGGCCGATTCCCGCATGAAGGGCTCGGGCCAGGCGAGGTGGTAGGGACGGCAGGAGTCGTTGCCGATGACGGCGTCGATTTCCTCGATCGTCCTCAGGTCGATAAGGATGAAGTCGAAAGCCGCCCCGCCGGACAGGAACCCCGCCAGCTGGCCCTGCGCCATCGGGCTGACGGCCGCGTGGCCCGCCGCAACCGCAAAAAGAATCAAAAGCAGGATCTTTTTCATGAAATGTCCCTCAAAAACCGCATTCTTGACCTGGATCAATCCCATCCGTCCCCCCTGTCTTCATTATTGCAGGTGTAGGGCGCAAAATAAACCCGCGGGTTGAGGATGCGCGATAACATGAAAAAGGAGGGGCGAAAATGAAGCGCAACATAATCCGGATCGACCAGGAAAAATGCACCGGGTGCGGCCTGTGCGTGTCGGGGTGTCCCGAAGGCGCGCTGCAGCTCATCGACGGCAAGGCGAGGCTGGTGGGAGACCTGCTCTGCGACGGCCTCGGCGCCTGTATCGGCCAATGCCCCGAGGGGGCGCTGACGGTGGAGGTACGGGAGGCGGAGGCGTACGACGAAATCCGGGCGCTGGGCAACATCGTCCCCCAGGGGCCGAACGTCCTCGCCGCCCATCTCAAGCACCTGAAGGACCATCGTCAGGAGGAGTACCTCCGCCAGGCCGTCGCCTACCTCGAGGAAAACGGGATCCCGTTCGACCCTCCCGCCGACAACGCCCCCGCCGCGCCCGCCGCCGGGTGCCCCGGGTCCCGGAGCGTAACCTTCGCACCCAGGAGAGAGGGGGAAAACGACGGGGCGAAACACCCCTCGAGGTTGACCCACTGGCCGATCCAGCTCCACCTGATCTCCCCGGCGGCCCCGCAGTACCGCGACGCCGACCTGCTGATCGCGGCCGATTGCGTCGCCTTCTCCCACGGAGACTTCCACCGGGACTTTCTCGAGGGGCGCGCCCTGGTCATCGCCTGCCCCAAGCTGGACGCGCGCCAGGAGGCCTACGCCGAAAAACTGACGGCCCTGATCGAGCAGGCCCGCTCGGTCCGGATTGCCATCATGCAGGTCCCCTGCTGCGGCGGCCTTCTCAACCAGGTGCTCCAAGCCGCCGCGCGGGCCGGGCGCAAGCCTCCCATGAGCTGCGTCGTCGTAGGGCTGGAAGGGGAAATCCTCCGCGACACCCCCGTGGAGGCGGGTGCGGCCTAATCCTCGAGGATGAAGGTGACCTTCAGCTGAACCCGGAATTCGGTCACCCGGCCGCCGTCGTCGACGACCACTTCCTGGTTTTCGATCCAGGCGGATTTGACGTTCTTGAGGGTCTTGGAAGCGCGGGCGACCCCTTCCCTGATGGCGTCTTCAAAGCTCTTGGCGGACGATGATTTGATTTCGGTAACGCGTGCGATGGCCATGAGAGGCTCCTTTTGATAGAGGATTGAGGGAAAAGCTATGGATCCCATTGTACCACAAAGCCCGCGCGCGCGTCAGGATCGGGGTGGCGCGGCCGGGTAGCCCAGAGCGGCCAGCGCGTGCGGGATCGAGAGGTATCGATAGGTCTCGCCGTATTTTTCCCCCCACCCGGCGTGCTCGACCAGGTCCCGCACCGGCCCCTTCATCCCGGCGAACGCGAAGCGGATCCCCTGGTGGGCGTACGCCTCCATGAGTTCCTCCAGTTCGTCGATCGAGACGGCGTCGATGTCGTTGACGCCCGAAAGATCGAGCAGGATCAGTTTCACCCCCGGACGCCCGGAGAGGTCCCCGGCCAGGCGGTCCTCCAGGAATTTCATGTTGGCGAAAAAGAGGGACGCGTCCGGCCGGAGAATCAGGACCTCGGGGTGGCGCTTCACCTCCGGGTAACGGAGGACGTTGCGGAACACCCCCTCGCTCTCGAGGTACCCGAGCTCGGCGGTGTGCGGGTGCGAACTGCGCCAGATGAAAAGCCCCAGGGAGAAGACCATCCCGATCAGGAGCCCCCGATCGAGCCCCACGCCCAGGGTGCAGGCGAAGGTGATCAGGAGGATCGCCCCGTCCGATTTCTTGATCCGGAAAAGGCGGATGGCGTCGCGGGCGTCGATGAGGCCGACGACGGCCACGATGATGACGGCGGCAAGGACCGCGTTGGGGAGGTGATAGAACAGCGGAGTCAGAAAGATGAGGGTGAGCAGGATGAGGGCGGCCGTGACCAGCGACGCCACCTGGGTGCGCGCGCCCGACTGGTGATTGACCGCCGTCCGGGAGAACCCCCCGGTCACCGGGTAGCCGGAGGAAAACGCGGCCGCCATGTTGGCCGCGCCCAGGCCGATCAGTTCGCGGTTGGGGTCCACCTTGTACCCCGACTTCGCCGCCATGTACTTGGCCACCGATATCGATTCCATGAAACTCACGAAGACGATGGCCAAGGCGTCCAGGAAGAGCTCCTGGATCGCCAGCGGGTTGAACGAGGGGAGCGACAGGGGCGGGAGGCCGCGCGGCACCTCCCCCACGGTCCGGATGCCGAGCTCCCCCCAGGTCCAGGTCAGCAGGGAGCCCGCGATGACGAAGAGGATGGCCGAGGGGAGCCGTGGATACATCTTCCGGAGCACTACCATCCCGGCGATCGAGGCGAGGCCGAGAACCAGGGTCGGCGCGTGGATGTCCCCCGCCCCGCGAACGATTTGCTCCAGCAGTTCGAAGACCGAATGCCCCCCGCCCCCTTCCACTCCCATCAAATGCCGGACCTGGCTCAGCGCGATGACCAGGGCGGCGGCGGCCGTGAATCCCCCGATGACGGCGTGGGAGAAGAAATTGATCAGGAAACCGAACCGGAGCAGGCCGGCCGCGAGCTGGAGGACGCCCACCATCAGGGCCAGCAGCAGCACCAGGCGCACGTATTCGGGGGAGCCCGGGGGCGCGAGGCGCGAGCAGGCGGACAGGGTGAGGAGCGAGGCCATCGCGACCGGGCCGACGGCGAGATGGCGCGAACTTCCCAGAAACGCGTAGACGGCGAGCGGGATCACCGAGGCATAGAGCCCGATGACCGGGGGCAGTCCCGCAAGCATGGCGTAGGCCATCCCCTGCGGCACCAGCATCACCGCGATCGTCAGCCCGGCGGCGGCGTCGGCGGAGAGATCCCCCCGGTCATAGCCCGGCAGCCATCCCCGGCGCCTGCGGGTGGAACGCGCCATGGTCACACTCCAGATTTCTCCAGGAAGCAGAGAAGCGCGAAAATCGCTGCGGCCACGACCGCCACCACCACCCAGGCGTTGAGCTTGAGGATCTCGGGAATCGTCCGGGCGCCGAAATCCCCCCGCTCCAGGACCGGTTTCTGCAGGGCGGGATAGGCTGCGGCGAATATCCCGGCCCCGATCAGGATGCCGAGAACGCCGCCGAACAGGGCGTCGAGCGACCCCTGCCCCACCGCCCCCGCCGCCGTCCCCGGACAGTAGCCCAGGATGCCGAAGCCGAGTCCGAAGATCAGCCCGCCCGGGACGATGGCGCCCATGGACCCCGGCTTGGGGTGGAGCCGGGCCAGGCCCAGGCTTCGGAGGGCGTGGACCCCGATCATCCCGGTCAGGACGGCGCTCAGCATGATCTTGACCACCGTAAAATCCTCGAAGAGCAGCTGCCCGATGATGACGTCGAACCGGGTCGCCCCCCCCCTTTGGAGCAGGAAGCCGAAACCGATCCCCAGGAGGAAGCCCAAAGTCAGCTGCAGCCCTTTCCTGCCATGTATCGCCTCGAGCATGCGCCCCCCTTTCAGAGCAGAACCCGGTAGATCAGCATCGCGGTGGCGATGCCGCCGGCGAAGAAGCAGACGACGGCGAGCCAGCTGCTCGCCGCCAGCTGCAGCGTCCCGCTGATGCCGTGCCCGCTCGTGCACCCCCCGGCCCAGCGGGCGCCGATTCCCATCAGAACCCCGCCCGCCAAGGCGACGCCCCAGCGGAGGAGGCCGCTGTCTCCCGCCGCCTCGCGCCACAGCGGCGGGACCCAGGCCAGTCCGAACCCCCCCGAAAGGAGGGAGGAGAGCAGCGCCCCCAGGACGATGCCCACGACGAGCATCCACTCCCAGTCGATCACCGGGGCGAACTGCCGGTAATAGGGCTTCTCGACGACCCCTTTTCCCCTGAAGGCCTTTTCGATCATCCCGCTGCTGCGCGCGAACGCGGTCGAACAGCCGATGGGCTTGTCCGAGAGCAGGAAAGCGAGCCA
Coding sequences within:
- a CDS encoding response regulator — encoded protein: MASKILAVDDDPQVAKLTVLLLEGLGYEALGLTDPRRALDAVRSFRPEACIVDLNMPFVSGSDLLDQIRAESPHTEVILLTGMDDTLIAVDFMKRGAADFLLKPIGAEQLDVAVTRALEHRRLLLENAAYKQGLEALVEERSRALNEALSNLGELHEATIETLAQALDMRDQGSGGHSRRVADMTVGIARHLGIRDGQLVQIEQGALLHDIGKLRIPDSILWKPSALTPAEWDTMRRHPEYGYEFVSKIGFLRGAADIVLSHHERYDGSGYPRGLKGDEISLGARIFSMVDTIDAILYDRPYHRASAFPVARDEILGKAGTHFDPTLVRPTLEHLESCFHNPGRARGDGEAASRENNGGHP
- a CDS encoding endonuclease III, whose product is MDTRTLGRVLARLKRELPLWKVPAVGVIADGAVDRPYETLVSTVLSLRTRDKVTEAASRRLLGRAPTPRALSGLAREEVERLIYPVGFYRTKAAHLVAIGLRLEREHSGRVPRSMDGLLALPGVGRKTANLVLTVGFGDYGICVDTHVHRICNLWGYVATRTPDETESALRRKLPRRHWISLNDILVTFGQNLCVPSSPWCSRCPVARFCPRIGLKRSR
- a CDS encoding rhodanese-like domain-containing protein, with translation MAQGQLAGFLSGGAAFDFILIDLRTIEEIDAVIGNDSCRPYHLAWPEPFMRESARIPKDRAVVVYCRTGGRAAFAANYLASEGYERVYNAGGMMTWNGPTLPPSGIKPLELLPEPSMRALAPKRSALGPVFQIPALP
- a CDS encoding 4Fe-4S binding protein, with translation MKRNIIRIDQEKCTGCGLCVSGCPEGALQLIDGKARLVGDLLCDGLGACIGQCPEGALTVEVREAEAYDEIRALGNIVPQGPNVLAAHLKHLKDHRQEEYLRQAVAYLEENGIPFDPPADNAPAAPAAGCPGSRSVTFAPRREGENDGAKHPSRLTHWPIQLHLISPAAPQYRDADLLIAADCVAFSHGDFHRDFLEGRALVIACPKLDARQEAYAEKLTALIEQARSVRIAIMQVPCCGGLLNQVLQAAARAGRKPPMSCVVVGLEGEILRDTPVEAGAA
- a CDS encoding dodecin domain-containing protein encodes the protein MAIARVTEIKSSSAKSFEDAIREGVARASKTLKNVKSAWIENQEVVVDDGGRVTEFRVQLKVTFILED
- the sulP gene encoding sulfate permease — encoded protein: MARSTRRRRGWLPGYDRGDLSADAAAGLTIAVMLVPQGMAYAMLAGLPPVIGLYASVIPLAVYAFLGSSRHLAVGPVAMASLLTLSACSRLAPPGSPEYVRLVLLLALMVGVLQLAAGLLRFGFLINFFSHAVIGGFTAAAALVIALSQVRHLMGVEGGGGHSVFELLEQIVRGAGDIHAPTLVLGLASIAGMVVLRKMYPRLPSAILFVIAGSLLTWTWGELGIRTVGEVPRGLPPLSLPSFNPLAIQELFLDALAIVFVSFMESISVAKYMAAKSGYKVDPNRELIGLGAANMAAAFSSGYPVTGGFSRTAVNHQSGARTQVASLVTAALILLTLIFLTPLFYHLPNAVLAAVIIVAVVGLIDARDAIRLFRIKKSDGAILLITFACTLGVGLDRGLLIGMVFSLGLFIWRSSHPHTAELGYLESEGVFRNVLRYPEVKRHPEVLILRPDASLFFANMKFLEDRLAGDLSGRPGVKLILLDLSGVNDIDAVSIDELEELMEAYAHQGIRFAFAGMKGPVRDLVEHAGWGEKYGETYRYLSIPHALAALGYPAAPPRS
- a CDS encoding YeeE/YedE family protein; amino-acid sequence: MLEAIHGRKGLQLTLGFLLGIGFGFLLQRGGATRFDVIIGQLLFEDFTVVKIMLSAVLTGMIGVHALRSLGLARLHPKPGSMGAIVPGGLIFGLGFGILGYCPGTAAGAVGQGSLDALFGGVLGILIGAGIFAAAYPALQKPVLERGDFGARTIPEILKLNAWVVVAVVAAAIFALLCFLEKSGV
- a CDS encoding YeeE/YedE family protein — encoded protein: MDWLHWLTMERWSPYAVGAGIGVLSWLAFLLSDKPIGCSTAFARSSGMIEKAFRGKGVVEKPYYRQFAPVIDWEWMLVVGIVLGALLSSLLSGGFGLAWVPPLWREAAGDSGLLRWGVALAGGVLMGIGARWAGGCTSGHGISGTLQLAASSWLAVVCFFAGGIATAMLIYRVLL